The following proteins are co-located in the Lacticaseibacillus paracasei subsp. paracasei genome:
- the pepT gene encoding peptidase T has product MTIHIDLPQLQSDFIRYAKVNTRSYPGRDTTPSTPGQTELAKLLVAQLKDLGLQDVGLNPANGFVTATLPANIDKPTKSFGIIAHLDTADYNAENVQPQVHPNYDGKPIHFDNGLSLTVEQFPALKRYFGQTLITGDGTTLLGVDDKAGIAGAVATARYLLAHPEVKHGLIKFGFGPDEEIGTGADKFDAKGFATDFAYTLDNGDPGQIEYETFNAAQATVTIEGTSVHPGEAKDLMINANTLGRQLDAALPLFDRPEFSDGHEGYFLLLKFHGEISDAQLVYIIRDFDRQKFDARKAYFMKTIDELNAPFDHPRFKVEMHDQYYNMADIINKDPYPLRLAEAGIQAAGMTPKTIPFRGGTDGSKITYQGIPTPNLFNGGINFHGPYEVVSTEAMGKIAETLVHMAELNAAGTVD; this is encoded by the coding sequence TTGACAATACACATTGATTTGCCACAGTTACAATCTGACTTTATTCGGTACGCTAAGGTCAATACACGCTCCTATCCAGGGCGTGACACCACGCCCTCAACGCCAGGCCAGACTGAATTGGCTAAGCTTTTAGTCGCACAACTGAAGGACTTGGGACTCCAAGATGTCGGTCTTAATCCGGCCAACGGTTTTGTGACGGCCACACTGCCGGCCAACATTGACAAGCCGACAAAAAGTTTTGGGATCATCGCGCATTTGGATACCGCGGATTACAATGCGGAAAATGTGCAACCGCAAGTGCATCCTAATTACGATGGCAAACCGATTCATTTTGATAACGGCCTGAGCCTGACTGTTGAGCAGTTTCCAGCATTGAAACGGTATTTTGGCCAAACTTTAATTACCGGTGATGGCACCACATTGTTGGGGGTAGATGATAAAGCCGGGATTGCTGGCGCGGTAGCCACCGCCCGTTATCTGTTGGCTCATCCGGAAGTGAAGCATGGCTTGATCAAATTCGGCTTCGGCCCTGATGAAGAAATCGGGACTGGTGCGGATAAATTTGATGCTAAGGGATTTGCGACTGATTTTGCCTACACTTTGGACAATGGCGATCCTGGCCAAATTGAATATGAAACCTTTAACGCTGCACAGGCAACGGTGACCATCGAAGGTACCTCGGTTCATCCCGGCGAGGCGAAGGATTTGATGATTAACGCCAATACACTTGGTCGGCAATTGGATGCAGCATTGCCACTGTTCGATCGACCTGAATTCAGTGACGGCCATGAAGGTTACTTCCTGTTACTGAAATTCCATGGCGAAATCAGCGATGCTCAGTTGGTTTATATTATCCGGGATTTTGATCGCCAAAAGTTTGATGCGCGCAAAGCCTACTTTATGAAAACCATTGATGAGTTGAACGCCCCATTTGACCATCCGCGGTTTAAAGTTGAGATGCATGACCAGTATTACAACATGGCCGACATCATCAACAAAGATCCCTATCCGCTGCGCTTAGCTGAAGCTGGCATTCAAGCGGCTGGCATGACACCTAAGACAATTCCATTCCGTGGCGGCACTGATGGTTCAAAAATTACTTATCAAGGCATTCCAACGCCTAACCTGTTCAATGGCGGTATCAACTTTCACGGTCCTTATGAAGTAGTTTCGACTGAAGCGATGGGCAAAATTGCTGAGACCTTGGTCCATATGGCCGAACTGAATGCAGCTGGAACGGTTGACTAA